From the genome of Streptomyces sp. V2I9:
TGCCGTGCACAACCAAGCGCGAGTTTCAGCCGTCTACTCCTGCGACCGGCGGCCCCTCGCGCCGCCGAACGTGAAGGATGGACGCAGACGTGACCGACAGTGCTGGCCCGCCGTCCGACCCGGACCACCCGGCCGGGGACACACCGCAGGACAGGTCGCAGGAGGAGTCCGTCCCCGAGGGCGCGCCCCGCGGGGAGGGCGGTGACGGCCGTACCGCACCTCCCGGAGAGGCCGGGAACGCCGAAGGGGCCGACGACGGCGAGGAGGGCGGGTCGGCCCACGCCACCGGGACGGCCGAGACGACCGGGGAATCCGACCCCGCCGGGAGCGGAGTCCCCGAGGCCGGGCCCGAGGCCGGGCCCGAGGCCGGCGGTCGCGGCTCCGGCGTGCAGACCTGGGCCGACCGGCCCAAGGACGGCGTCGTCGTCGCACGCAGAAGGCGCTGGCTGCGGTGGAGCGCGCTCGCCGCCTCGTTCCTCGTGCTGGTCGCCGCCGGGGTCGGCTGGTGGATGTACAAGAAGCTCGACGGGAACATCACGACCGACACGAGCGCCGCCGCCGAGCTGAAGGCGTACGAGAGGGAGCGGCCGACGCCGGTGGTGATGGACGCCCAGAACATCCTGCTCATCGGCTCCGACAGCAGGGCCGGGGAGAACAGCGAGTACGGCCGGGACGACGGCGGCAGTCAGCGCTCCGACACCACGATCCTGCTGCACCTCGCGGCGGACCGGAAGAGCGCGACGGCGGTGTCCCTCCCCCGCGACCTCATGGCGGAGATCCCCAGCTGCCGTACGGCCGACGACAAGAAGTCCCGCGAGCGGTTCGCGCAGTTCAACTCGGCGTTCGAGACGGGCGGCACCGCCTGCACGATCCGCACCGTGGAGCGGATGACCGGTATCCGGATCGACCACCACATGGTCGTCGACTTCAACGGCTTCAAGGACATGGTGGACGCCGTCGACGGCGTCGAGATCTGCCTCCGGAAGCCGATCGACGACAAGGACGCGCATCTGGACCTCCCGGCGGGCCGGCAGACGCTGGACGGCGAGGAGGCGCTCGGCTACGTACGGGCGCGCAAGTCCCTCGGCAACGGCAGCGACACCGAACGCATGGAGCGCCAGCAGCAGTTCCTGGGTGCCCTGGTCAACAAGATGCAGAGCAACGGCGTCCTGCTCAACCCGGCGCGGCTCTACCCGGTGCTCGACGCGGCGACCAAGTCACTGACCACGGATCCGGGCCTCGACTCGCTGCGGGACCTGTACGACCTGGTGCGCGGGATGCGCGATGTGCCCACCGACCAGGTGCGGTTCCTGACCGTGCCCCGGCAGCCGTACCGCCAGGACCCGAACCGGGACGAACTCGTCGAACCGGACGCCGGGGAGCTGTTCAGGCAACTCCGCGAGGACAAGCCCGTCGCGGTGGTCCCGGCCGGCGAACTCGAGGAAGCGCGGCAGGACCAGGAAGAGAAGCAGGACGGGAAGCCGGACGACGCCGGCTCCGCGAGCCCGACGCCCGCGCCCACCTATTCGGGCTCGAGTGCGGCCGACGACCTGTGCAAGCAGTAAAGCAATGACCAAGACACAGAACACAATCGACGCGTAATGGGAAGAATGCCCAGTTGTAAAGGGCGTGGAATGTGTCACGCACGTCGCTCTACGCGGAATCGGCCGGATAGTGTGACGCGATCCGGTGCTTCCGGCCGTCAGGTCGTGCACTGCTGGAGCGAAGGAACGAGCGCCTTGCCGGGGGAGGGCGCCTCGCGTGGCACCGACGGAGGACGCAGGCAACCGTGGACGCGCACAGTCGTGGACGGGCGGACGATATCGACCCCGCCGACCAGTGGGTACTCAACCCGCACACCGGTAATTACGAATTGCGACTGGACCACTCCACAGGGGAGTCGAACAGTGCTTTCGGCGCCTCCGGTACCGCGCGGACGGCCACGGCCGGGGAGAGCGGCCGCCGTACCGGTTCGCGGACCGGTACGCGGGAGGACGCCCCGGCCGGGATGCGCCACGAGGTACCGGGCCAGCGCAGCCGGCGCAGCTCCCAGGCGACGCGTGGCGCCGCCGCCGAGCCGCCCGCGGCGGGCCGCAGGAAGCGCAAGCCCCGCAAGGCGCGCAAGAAGAAGGCGCTGCTGTGGACCGGTGGCGTGATGGCGTTCGTCGTGGTGGGCACCTCGCTCGGCGCGTACCTGGTGTACGAGAAGCTCAACGGGAACATCGACGCCATCGACGTGGGTGACGCGGGGAGCAAGAACGTCGTCACCGACGGCCCGATGAACATCCTCGTCATCGGCACCGACAAGCGCACCGGCAAGGGCAACGAGGGCTACGGCGACAAGGGCAGCACGGGCCACGCCGACACGAACATCCTGTTCCACGTCTCCGAGGACCGCACCAACGCGACGGCGATGAGCATCCCGCGCGACCTGGTGACCGAGATCCCCGAGTGCGAGACGAAACAGCAGGACGGCAGCAGGGCTGCCATCCCCGGCGCCGCGAGCGCACGCTTCAACACCAGCCTCGGCCAGAACGGGCGTGACCCGGGCTGCACGATGAAGACGGTCGAGAACATCACCGGCGTCAAGCCGGACCACTTCATGATGGTCGACTTCAACGCGGTCAAGGAGCTGACCGCGGCGGTCGGCGGCGTCAAGGTCTGCATGGCCAAGCCGATCGACGACCCGAAGTCGCATCTGAAGCTTCCGCAGGGCGAGTCGACGGTGCAGGGCGAGAAGGCGCTGGCCCTGTTGCGTACGCGCGACAGCTTCGGCAACCGGAGCGACCTCGACCGGATCAAGGTGCAGCAGCAGTTCCTCGGCTCGATGATCCGCGAGATGAAGTCGAGCGACACCCTGACCAACCCGAAGAAGCTCTACAAGCTGGCCGACGCGGCGACCAACGCGCTGACCGTCGACACGGCCATCGGCGACGCGAAGAAGCTGATGACGCTCGCCCAGGAGATCTCCAAGGTCAACACGGAGAACATCACCTTCGTCACGATGCCGGTGAAGGACAACCCCGCCGAGCCCCGGCCCGTCACCGTGGTCGTGGACGAGACGAAGGCCGAACCGCTCTTCGCGATGCTGCGCTCCGACACCTCGCTGACCGAGGTGAAGCAGAAGGAGAAGGCCGCCAAGAGCAAGCAGGCGGCCCTGCTCAAGGGCCCCAAGGCCGCTCCGGCCGACGTCCGCGTGGACGTCCTCAACGGCGGTGAGATCCCCGGTGCGGCCGGTTCGACCGTCACCTGGCTCCAGAACGAGCAGGGGGTGCTGAAGTCCACCAACAAGGCCAACGCACCCGAGAAGATCAAGAAGACGACGTTGGAGTACGCGCCCAACCAGGCCGACCAGGCACGGGCGCTCGCCGAGATGATGGGGCTGCCCGCCGCGGCCATGAAGCAGGGCACCGCGGACGCCGAGGGTCTTCAGGCGATGGTGCTGACGCTGGGGGCGGACTTCAAGGGCGCGGGGCAGCTCATCACCGGACCGGCGAAGGCTCCGGAGGGCGTCGACCAGGCACGCGCCGACAAGGCGGTATGCGCCAAGTGACACCGGGTCACCGCGCCGTAGCGGAAATCTGAACAGCATGGGGGGTCCGGTGGGACGGAGCAGCATGTCCGGGGGGCGGACGCGATCACGCGTGCGCGGCGCCGATCGACTCGGCCGGGACGAGGGTCCGCACGAGAAGGGCGGCGAGGGGCCGGGGGGTGCCGTGGGGGACGGCGCCGACCGCACCTCCGGGGCGCCCTCGGACGTGAAGGCGTCCGGCGGCGGGGGCGCCCGCCGGGCCGCGAGGGGCCGACGAGGGGGCGGCGGAGCCAGGGCCGCCGGCAGCCGCCGCGCGCCCAAGAGCCCCAAGCGGCGCATCCTGCGCTGGAGCGCCTCCGTGCTCTCGGTGCTCATACTCGCCACCGGCGCGACCGGTTACCTCTACTACGAGCACCTCAACGGCAACATCAAGAAGGAGGATCTGACCCTCGGCGACAAGGAGATGGCCGACCACAAGGCCAACGCCGCCGGGCAGACCCCGATCAACATCCTGCTCATCGGTTCCGACGCGCGGGACTCCAAGGCCAACCAGGAGCTGGGCGGGGCCAAGGAGACCTTCGGCGCACCGCCGCTCGCCGACGTGCAGATGCTGCTCCACATATCGGCGGACCGCAGCAACCTCTCGGTGATCAGCATGCCGCGCGACACGATGCTGAAGATGCCCAAGTGCACGGCCCCGGACGGCAAGGTCTTCCCGGCCAGCCAGGGGGACGTACAGACCAACGAGAGCCTGGGGCGCGGCGGTCCGGGGTGCACGGTGGCCACCTGGTACGAGCTGACCGGCATCCGCATCGACCACTTCATGATGATCGACTTCGCGGGCGTGGTCTCGATGGCCGACGCGGTCGGCGGCGTCCCGGTCTGCGTGGACGCCAACATCCACTCGCGCGGTGCCGACGGCAAGGGCTCCGGGCTCAAGCTGGAGAAGGGCACCACGTACGTCAAGGGCGAGCAGGCCCTCCAGTGGCTGCGCACCCGCTACGGCTTCGAGGACAACACCGATCTCGGGCGGGCGAAGGCCCAGCACCAGTACATGAACTCCATGGTCCGGGAGCTGCGCAAGGGCACCAAGCTGTCCGACCCGGCGAAGCTGATGAACCTCGCCGAGGCGGCCACGGACGCGCTGACGGTCGACAAGGGCCTCGACACGGTCAAGAAGCTGTACGACCTGGCGGAGGAGTTCAAGAAGGTCCCCACGCAGCGCATCACGATGTCGACCATGCCGAACGTGTACGGCACCGGCGTGAACAACGGCCGGGTCTACCCGAAGGCGGGCGACGCGGAGCAGCTGTTCCGCATGGTCCGCGAGGACGTGCCGCTGGACGGCAAGGCCTCCAAGCGGAAGAAGCCGGAGGCCACCTCGGACGCGTCGGCGCCGGTCGGCGAGATCGCGGTCGCCGTGCGGAACGGGACCGCTGCCGACGGGCAGGGTCCGGCGGCCGGCCGTGCGCGCGAGGTCTCGGACCAGCTGAAGGAGGCGGGCTTCGTGAAGACGACCGTCGACCCGAACAACGTGACCGGGGTGGCGCGGACCGCGATCCTGTTCCCGAGCGCGGACCTGGAGGGCGATGCGCAGGCGGTCGCCAAGGCGCTCGGGATTCCGCTGTCGCAGGTGAAGAAGTCCACCGATGTCTCGGGGATCTCGCTCGCGGTGGGCACGGACTGGCGCGAGAACGGCGTCTATCCGGTGTCGAAGGGCTCGGAGAAGACCCCGGAGTCGGCGGGCGCGCTCAAGGGCGACGACGAGAAGGCGTGCATGAAGGTCAACCCGAACTACACCTGGTGACGCCGTGACACCGGGCGCGCACGGACACCGGGCGCGCACGGACACCGGGCGCGCACGCGAAGGGTCCACCGCTGAGCGGTGGACCCTTCGTACGCCTCGGGCCTCGCCGCCCGGTCGGACGGCCCCGGTGGTTGCCGGTCGGACGGCCCCGGTGCTGCCCGGTCAGACGGTCCCGGTGCTGCCCGCGAGCGCCGGGCGGCGGCTTGCGATGACCTTCTT
Proteins encoded in this window:
- a CDS encoding LCP family protein, with the protein product MDADVTDSAGPPSDPDHPAGDTPQDRSQEESVPEGAPRGEGGDGRTAPPGEAGNAEGADDGEEGGSAHATGTAETTGESDPAGSGVPEAGPEAGPEAGGRGSGVQTWADRPKDGVVVARRRRWLRWSALAASFLVLVAAGVGWWMYKKLDGNITTDTSAAAELKAYERERPTPVVMDAQNILLIGSDSRAGENSEYGRDDGGSQRSDTTILLHLAADRKSATAVSLPRDLMAEIPSCRTADDKKSRERFAQFNSAFETGGTACTIRTVERMTGIRIDHHMVVDFNGFKDMVDAVDGVEICLRKPIDDKDAHLDLPAGRQTLDGEEALGYVRARKSLGNGSDTERMERQQQFLGALVNKMQSNGVLLNPARLYPVLDAATKSLTTDPGLDSLRDLYDLVRGMRDVPTDQVRFLTVPRQPYRQDPNRDELVEPDAGELFRQLREDKPVAVVPAGELEEARQDQEEKQDGKPDDAGSASPTPAPTYSGSSAADDLCKQ
- a CDS encoding LCP family protein, with translation MDAHSRGRADDIDPADQWVLNPHTGNYELRLDHSTGESNSAFGASGTARTATAGESGRRTGSRTGTREDAPAGMRHEVPGQRSRRSSQATRGAAAEPPAAGRRKRKPRKARKKKALLWTGGVMAFVVVGTSLGAYLVYEKLNGNIDAIDVGDAGSKNVVTDGPMNILVIGTDKRTGKGNEGYGDKGSTGHADTNILFHVSEDRTNATAMSIPRDLVTEIPECETKQQDGSRAAIPGAASARFNTSLGQNGRDPGCTMKTVENITGVKPDHFMMVDFNAVKELTAAVGGVKVCMAKPIDDPKSHLKLPQGESTVQGEKALALLRTRDSFGNRSDLDRIKVQQQFLGSMIREMKSSDTLTNPKKLYKLADAATNALTVDTAIGDAKKLMTLAQEISKVNTENITFVTMPVKDNPAEPRPVTVVVDETKAEPLFAMLRSDTSLTEVKQKEKAAKSKQAALLKGPKAAPADVRVDVLNGGEIPGAAGSTVTWLQNEQGVLKSTNKANAPEKIKKTTLEYAPNQADQARALAEMMGLPAAAMKQGTADAEGLQAMVLTLGADFKGAGQLITGPAKAPEGVDQARADKAVCAK
- a CDS encoding LCP family protein — encoded protein: MLRWSASVLSVLILATGATGYLYYEHLNGNIKKEDLTLGDKEMADHKANAAGQTPINILLIGSDARDSKANQELGGAKETFGAPPLADVQMLLHISADRSNLSVISMPRDTMLKMPKCTAPDGKVFPASQGDVQTNESLGRGGPGCTVATWYELTGIRIDHFMMIDFAGVVSMADAVGGVPVCVDANIHSRGADGKGSGLKLEKGTTYVKGEQALQWLRTRYGFEDNTDLGRAKAQHQYMNSMVRELRKGTKLSDPAKLMNLAEAATDALTVDKGLDTVKKLYDLAEEFKKVPTQRITMSTMPNVYGTGVNNGRVYPKAGDAEQLFRMVREDVPLDGKASKRKKPEATSDASAPVGEIAVAVRNGTAADGQGPAAGRAREVSDQLKEAGFVKTTVDPNNVTGVARTAILFPSADLEGDAQAVAKALGIPLSQVKKSTDVSGISLAVGTDWRENGVYPVSKGSEKTPESAGALKGDDEKACMKVNPNYTW